The proteins below come from a single Vitreimonas flagellata genomic window:
- a CDS encoding VUT family protein translates to MNATEILEYLQQPHIAVPIVLATMAGLFLAGRRWTALYVGLMPLINWSFAAVPTFPIPEYLGGGAFQPLAIVTGLVLVVRDFTQREIKHWVWGAMIVGLALSTLTSWITIVVASGAAFLISESVDWAVYTFSKRPLSQRIMISSLASAPLDQVVFIWLASFVVPDIFAWGTVLTGIASKLLGAWVVSQIVAAQERKTAANEMNPA, encoded by the coding sequence ATGAACGCCACCGAAATCTTGGAATACCTGCAACAGCCGCACATCGCCGTGCCGATCGTTCTGGCGACGATGGCGGGCTTGTTCTTGGCCGGGCGGCGGTGGACGGCGCTTTATGTCGGCCTGATGCCGCTGATCAATTGGTCGTTCGCGGCGGTGCCAACCTTCCCCATTCCGGAATATCTCGGCGGCGGCGCCTTTCAGCCGCTCGCGATCGTGACGGGCCTCGTTCTGGTCGTCCGCGATTTCACCCAGCGCGAGATCAAGCATTGGGTCTGGGGCGCGATGATCGTGGGCCTCGCGCTCTCGACGCTCACCTCCTGGATCACCATCGTGGTGGCGAGCGGTGCGGCGTTTCTCATCAGCGAAAGCGTCGATTGGGCGGTTTACACCTTCTCCAAGCGCCCGCTTTCCCAGCGGATCATGATCTCCAGCCTGGCCTCGGCGCCGCTCGATCAGGTGGTCTTTATCTGGCTCGCTTCGTTCGTCGTGCCCGACATTTTCGCCTGGGGCACGGTGCTGACCGGCATCGCCTCAAAGCTCTTGGGCGCCTGGGTGGTGTCTCAGATTGTTGCAGCGCAAGAGCGCAAAACCGCAGCAAACGAGATGAATCCGGCGTAA
- a CDS encoding YciI family protein: protein MKYALLCYNDEAAVFSWTKEEDEAVMARLNIVHEKWEKAGKLKPSIRLLPTSAATTLRKKDNEVLDGPYAETKEQLLGFYIIDVDSLEEGLEFARELTAANPGGAYELRPIMIYNEGAR from the coding sequence ATGAAATACGCGCTCCTTTGCTACAATGACGAAGCCGCCGTCTTTTCCTGGACCAAGGAAGAGGACGAGGCCGTGATGGCGCGCCTCAATATCGTGCACGAAAAATGGGAGAAGGCCGGCAAGCTGAAGCCGTCGATCCGGCTGTTGCCGACGAGCGCTGCGACCACGTTGCGCAAGAAGGACAACGAAGTGCTCGACGGCCCCTACGCGGAGACCAAGGAGCAATTGCTCGGCTTCTACATCATCGACGTCGACAGCTTGGAAGAGGGTCTTGAGTTCGCGCGCGAACTGACGGCGGCCAATCCAGGGGGCGCCTACGAGCTGCGGCCGATCATGATCTACAACGAAGGCGCCCGCTAA
- a CDS encoding pseudouridine synthase, with amino-acid sequence MTWSKTYAGAEPQRVNKWLASEGVCSRREAEELIAKGQVRIDGQRVDDPGRKILPGQKIEVGAAHAAAKISAVINKPTGFVSSQPERDQAPAARLLTQANLIGAAPVMPTKTTSLPPLGRLDQDSRGLLLLSEDGVLTKAVIGPDSKLDKEYLVRVAGPINDRKLALLRHGLSLDGRILKPAKIEQVEPQRLRFTLTEGRNRQIRRMCELVDLDVTDLYRIRIGPLKIGDLPEGKWRALTETERAAIIRDSK; translated from the coding sequence GTGACTTGGTCGAAAACCTATGCCGGTGCGGAGCCGCAGCGCGTCAATAAATGGCTCGCGAGCGAGGGCGTCTGCTCGCGTCGCGAAGCTGAGGAGTTGATCGCGAAGGGTCAAGTGCGCATCGATGGCCAACGCGTCGACGATCCGGGCCGTAAGATTCTGCCGGGGCAAAAGATCGAAGTTGGCGCAGCGCACGCCGCAGCGAAGATCAGCGCGGTGATCAACAAGCCGACCGGCTTCGTATCGTCGCAGCCCGAACGGGATCAGGCGCCCGCGGCGCGTCTGCTGACACAGGCAAACTTGATCGGCGCGGCGCCAGTGATGCCGACGAAAACGACAAGCCTGCCCCCGCTCGGCCGGCTCGACCAAGATTCACGCGGTCTTTTGCTGCTCAGCGAAGACGGCGTACTGACGAAAGCCGTGATCGGGCCGGACTCGAAGCTCGACAAAGAATATCTCGTTCGCGTCGCCGGACCGATCAATGATCGCAAGCTTGCATTGCTGCGGCATGGCCTGTCGCTCGATGGCCGCATATTGAAGCCGGCGAAGATCGAACAGGTCGAGCCGCAACGCTTGCGTTTCACCTTGACCGAAGGCCGCAACCGGCAAATCCGGCGCATGTGCGAATTGGTCGATCTCGACGTCACCGACCTTTACCGCATTCGTATCGGCCCGCTCAAAATCGGCGACTTACCCGAAGGCAAATGGCGCGCGCTGACAGAGACCGAACGCGCGGCCATAATCCGCGACAGCAAATGA
- a CDS encoding SRPBCC family protein, protein MTNYELAIELELDAPAEKLFRCYAEPNLLKQWFAPRPWTIKSVDNDFRPGGRSSFVMASPEGEEYPNAGLYLEIVPNKKIVSTDAVTPDFKPAGPFMIAEITFEDLGNGKTKYRAVARHWTEETMKQHEQMGFKEGWTQTARQMEELAKTL, encoded by the coding sequence ATGACAAACTACGAACTCGCGATTGAACTCGAACTCGATGCGCCAGCGGAGAAATTGTTTCGCTGCTATGCGGAGCCGAATTTGCTAAAGCAATGGTTCGCACCGCGCCCATGGACAATCAAAAGCGTCGACAATGATTTTCGTCCCGGCGGCCGCAGTTCGTTTGTGATGGCCTCACCCGAGGGCGAGGAATATCCGAACGCGGGGCTCTATCTGGAGATCGTGCCGAACAAGAAGATCGTCTCGACCGATGCGGTGACGCCCGATTTCAAACCGGCGGGGCCTTTCATGATTGCGGAAATCACGTTCGAAGATCTCGGCAACGGCAAAACCAAATACCGCGCTGTTGCGCGGCACTGGACCGAAGAGACGATGAAGCAGCACGAGCAGATGGGCTTCAAGGAAGGCTGGACGCAAACGGCGCGGCAAATGGAAGAGCTGGCGAAGACGCTTTAA
- a CDS encoding tetratricopeptide repeat protein, with protein MAELWIAAAPGEEARARGLAEVLCALGFKADAAPPAEAEIPAKVEAAKCVLTLWSAEPAPTWLTAAVTMALDRKKLVNAELKKDATPALFRAAPRIDLARGDRTIFKERFGALIVELDKLSPTKADPAAMPAALAAARAALLRTTPEKKSGGLATLGIALAVLFVVGFGAGRLINAFRNGDFAFLTAMADAAPTSAPAPRAQIAAANAPPAEGARFAVSRLQAEAWRDTAARIDAASAREIKSGAERGEPIAQALACLGHLAGAEGFLPSPTAAREFCDASAAQNQPAGLYYSWVLRRAAPHAGISEAAARERLAEASRLGWTNAQIDYAQVLAGSSSIDAQAEAGRLFLAAAERGDARGQFFYARWLRDSPAGPRDPTAALPFLEQAVTQGQTDAQHMLATLYRDGIGVQRNEGRAKALYEMAARANHAPSMFNLADMLRSGLPEERARAIVLYQGLACMRDELRIQPLAVQRLRALQASATCR; from the coding sequence ATGGCGGAGCTTTGGATTGCTGCGGCGCCGGGTGAGGAAGCGCGAGCGCGCGGCCTCGCCGAAGTGCTCTGCGCTCTCGGCTTCAAGGCCGACGCCGCACCCCCGGCCGAAGCCGAAATCCCCGCCAAGGTGGAAGCGGCCAAGTGCGTTTTGACGCTCTGGTCCGCGGAGCCAGCGCCGACTTGGCTGACCGCCGCAGTGACGATGGCGCTCGACCGCAAGAAGCTGGTCAACGCGGAACTGAAGAAGGACGCGACACCCGCCCTCTTCCGCGCAGCGCCGCGCATTGATCTCGCGCGCGGCGATCGCACCATTTTCAAAGAGCGGTTCGGCGCGCTGATCGTCGAACTCGACAAGCTCTCGCCGACCAAAGCCGATCCGGCCGCCATGCCGGCAGCGCTGGCGGCGGCGCGCGCGGCGTTGCTGCGCACTACGCCAGAGAAGAAGAGCGGCGGCCTCGCAACGCTCGGTATCGCGCTCGCTGTTCTGTTCGTCGTCGGCTTCGGCGCCGGGCGTTTGATCAACGCGTTCCGCAACGGCGATTTCGCCTTCCTCACCGCAATGGCCGACGCCGCACCAACATCAGCGCCCGCGCCACGTGCGCAGATCGCTGCGGCGAACGCACCGCCGGCGGAAGGGGCGCGCTTTGCCGTTTCGCGCCTGCAAGCCGAAGCATGGCGCGATACGGCGGCGCGGATTGATGCGGCGAGTGCGCGCGAGATCAAATCTGGCGCCGAGCGCGGCGAGCCGATTGCGCAAGCGCTCGCTTGCCTGGGCCACCTCGCCGGCGCCGAAGGCTTCCTGCCGAGCCCGACGGCGGCGCGAGAATTCTGCGACGCGTCCGCTGCGCAAAACCAACCGGCTGGACTCTATTATTCCTGGGTGCTGCGTCGCGCAGCGCCGCATGCGGGCATCAGCGAAGCGGCGGCGCGTGAACGTCTTGCTGAAGCCTCCCGCTTGGGTTGGACCAACGCGCAAATCGATTATGCGCAAGTGCTCGCCGGCAGTTCTTCGATCGACGCGCAAGCCGAAGCCGGCCGGCTCTTTCTCGCCGCCGCCGAACGCGGCGATGCGCGCGGCCAATTCTTCTACGCGCGTTGGCTGCGCGACAGCCCCGCTGGCCCGCGCGATCCGACAGCGGCTTTGCCTTTCCTCGAACAAGCCGTCACCCAGGGCCAAACCGACGCGCAGCACATGCTCGCCACGCTCTATCGCGACGGCATCGGCGTGCAGCGCAACGAAGGCCGCGCCAAGGCGCTTTATGAGATGGCGGCGCGCGCGAACCATGCGCCGTCCATGTTCAATCTGGCCGACATGCTGCGCAGCGGTTTGCCTGAGGAGCGTGCGCGCGCGATCGTGCTTTACCAGGGCCTGGCCTGCATGCGCGACGAATTGCGTATCCAGCCCTTGGCCGTGCAGCGCCTGCGTGCGTTGCAAGCGAGTGCAACCTGCCGCTAA
- a CDS encoding RNA polymerase sigma factor, translating to MGDLAWIDAALVSARPQAVAALLRYFRDLDLAEEAFQDACLRALKNWPTNGPPRDAAAWLIMVGRNAAIDVTRRRAKQTALPDEGTLSDLSDVEEAVVQRLDEADYRDDVLRLLFICCHPDLPATQQVALALRIVSGLSVQQIARAFLVGESAMEQRITRAKAKVAGAGVPFEAPGAAERAERLASVMAMVYLVFNEGYSAADPASDRASLCDEAIRLGRLLLRMYPSEPELMGLLALMLLQHSRLAARFDAEGNPILLDDQDRTLWKRAPIQEGLALIDKAMRSRKPGPYQIQAAIAGLHAVADTPAETDWAEIDGLYAALEQHSPSPVVTLNRAVAVSKLRGPEAALAMIAPLAERLDKYFYFHGMRGAMLKELGRTKEAREAFNQAIALANTPAEAAHIRQHLDSLAQIK from the coding sequence GTGGGTGATCTCGCCTGGATCGATGCTGCGCTTGTGTCGGCGCGGCCCCAGGCGGTCGCGGCGCTGCTGCGTTATTTCCGCGATCTCGATCTGGCCGAGGAAGCGTTTCAGGACGCTTGCCTGCGCGCGCTGAAGAATTGGCCGACCAACGGCCCGCCACGCGATGCGGCCGCTTGGCTCATTATGGTGGGCCGCAACGCGGCGATCGATGTGACGCGGCGGCGGGCGAAGCAGACGGCGCTTCCCGATGAGGGGACGCTTTCCGATCTGAGCGACGTCGAAGAGGCGGTCGTTCAGCGGTTGGATGAAGCCGATTATCGCGACGACGTTTTGCGCTTGCTGTTTATCTGCTGCCACCCGGATTTGCCGGCGACGCAGCAAGTTGCATTGGCGTTGCGCATCGTGTCTGGGCTCAGCGTGCAACAGATCGCGCGTGCGTTTCTCGTCGGCGAAAGCGCGATGGAGCAGCGGATCACACGCGCCAAGGCGAAAGTCGCCGGCGCTGGCGTGCCGTTCGAGGCGCCGGGCGCTGCGGAACGCGCGGAGCGTTTGGCTTCGGTGATGGCGATGGTCTATCTCGTGTTCAACGAGGGCTATTCCGCTGCTGATCCCGCGAGCGACCGGGCCTCGTTGTGCGATGAAGCGATCCGGTTGGGACGTTTGCTTTTGCGTATGTATCCATCGGAGCCTGAACTGATGGGCTTACTTGCTTTGATGCTGTTGCAGCATTCGCGTTTGGCGGCGCGGTTTGATGCTGAGGGCAATCCGATTTTGTTGGACGATCAGGATCGCACGCTGTGGAAGCGTGCGCCGATCCAGGAAGGCTTGGCGCTGATCGATAAGGCGATGCGATCGCGCAAGCCTGGGCCTTATCAAATTCAAGCGGCGATTGCTGGGCTTCATGCCGTCGCCGATACGCCCGCTGAAACGGATTGGGCGGAGATCGATGGGCTCTACGCGGCGTTAGAACAACATTCTCCCTCTCCTGTGGTGACGCTCAATCGTGCGGTGGCGGTGTCGAAATTACGTGGGCCCGAAGCAGCGCTGGCTATGATAGCGCCGCTGGCGGAGCGGTTGGATAAGTATTTTTACTTTCACGGCATGCGCGGCGCGATGCTGAAGGAGTTGGGCCGCACGAAGGAAGCGCGAGAAGCCTTCAATCAAGCGATTGCGCTGGCGAACACGCCGGCGGAAGCGGCGCATATTCGTCAGCATCTGGATTCGCTCGCGCAGATAAAATGA
- a CDS encoding 23S rRNA (adenine(2030)-N(6))-methyltransferase RlmJ — MNYRHAFHVGNHADVLKHAALLFCLDALKRKPTPFAVLDTHAGRGLYDLAAEEAERSPEWRDGVGRLWDWPDPPPLIARYLDAIRSFNADGALRIYPGSPALITTALRPDDALAACELHPEEYAALRRSLPRVANVRLHARDGYEALGALLPPTQKRGLVVIDPPYEQPDELATSAQTITRALKRFGHGSYLWWRPMKSESALNAADAEIHTHGARETLRADLWTSAVTPEGKLVGSSIFLINPPYGLEEALREALPFLADALTKGKSGWRLVTS; from the coding sequence GTGAATTATCGCCATGCCTTCCACGTCGGCAACCACGCTGACGTCCTTAAGCACGCCGCCCTGCTCTTCTGCCTCGATGCGCTGAAGCGCAAGCCGACGCCGTTTGCGGTGTTGGACACGCACGCTGGACGCGGCCTCTACGATCTCGCGGCGGAAGAAGCCGAGCGCAGCCCGGAATGGCGCGATGGCGTCGGTCGGCTCTGGGATTGGCCCGATCCGCCGCCGCTGATCGCGCGCTATCTCGATGCGATCCGCAGCTTCAACGCGGACGGCGCGCTGCGCATCTATCCAGGCTCGCCGGCGCTCATCACCACCGCGCTGCGGCCGGACGATGCATTGGCGGCGTGCGAACTCCATCCCGAGGAATACGCGGCGCTGCGCCGCTCCCTGCCGCGCGTAGCGAACGTGCGGCTGCATGCGCGCGATGGTTATGAAGCGCTGGGCGCGCTGCTGCCGCCGACGCAGAAGCGCGGCCTGGTTGTAATTGATCCGCCCTATGAGCAGCCGGATGAGCTCGCCACCTCGGCGCAAACGATTACACGCGCGCTGAAACGCTTCGGTCACGGCTCGTATCTCTGGTGGCGGCCGATGAAGAGCGAAAGCGCGCTCAATGCAGCCGACGCGGAAATCCATACGCACGGCGCCCGTGAAACGCTCCGCGCCGATCTTTGGACCTCGGCCGTGACGCCCGAGGGCAAGCTCGTCGGCTCCAGCATCTTCTTGATCAACCCGCCCTACGGTTTGGAAGAAGCCCTGCGCGAAGCTCTGCCCTTCCTGGCCGATGCGCTGACCAAGGGCAAAAGCGGTTGGCGCCTCGTCACAAGTTAA
- a CDS encoding peroxiredoxin — MALRIGDKAPDFEAETTKGRIKFHEWLGDSYGILFSHPKDFTPVCTTELGYLAKLAPEFEKRNVKIIGLSVDPVENHERWRGDIKEVTGGDVQYPMIGDSDLNVAKLYDMLPADTGGTSEGRTAATNATVRTVFIIGPDKLIKAMLIYPMSSGRNFDEVLRLVESIQLTANHKVATPVNWKNGEDVIIVPAVSDDEAKTRFPNGWTTVKPYLRVVPQPK, encoded by the coding sequence ATGGCGCTGCGTATCGGCGACAAAGCCCCGGATTTCGAAGCGGAAACCACTAAGGGCCGGATCAAATTCCACGAATGGCTGGGCGACAGCTACGGCATTCTCTTCTCGCACCCGAAAGATTTCACACCGGTCTGCACGACAGAGCTCGGCTATCTGGCCAAGCTCGCGCCGGAGTTTGAAAAGCGTAACGTGAAGATCATCGGCCTCTCCGTTGATCCGGTCGAGAACCACGAGCGTTGGCGCGGCGACATCAAAGAAGTCACCGGCGGCGACGTGCAATACCCGATGATTGGCGACAGCGATCTCAACGTCGCGAAGCTCTATGACATGCTGCCGGCGGATACGGGCGGCACCTCCGAAGGCCGCACTGCGGCGACGAACGCGACGGTGCGCACGGTGTTCATCATCGGCCCGGACAAGCTGATCAAGGCGATGCTGATCTATCCGATGTCGTCGGGCCGCAATTTCGATGAAGTGCTGCGTCTCGTTGAATCGATCCAACTCACGGCCAACCACAAAGTGGCGACGCCGGTGAATTGGAAGAACGGCGAAGACGTCATCATCGTGCCGGCCGTATCGGACGACGAAGCCAAGACGCGCTTTCCGAATGGCTGGACGACGGTGAAGCCGTATCTGCGCGTCGTGCCGCAACCGAAGTAA
- a CDS encoding GNAT family N-acetyltransferase produces MSQVRDNADHHRYELDAPEGNSFADYRDAQGTRQILHVETAPEAQGRGYAAKLMDGIVEDARANGRKITPFCSYARAYFARNKSAGDVLG; encoded by the coding sequence ATGAGCCAAGTTCGCGACAATGCCGACCACCACCGCTACGAACTCGACGCGCCCGAGGGCAATTCGTTCGCGGATTACCGCGACGCGCAAGGGACCCGCCAAATTCTCCACGTCGAAACCGCGCCCGAAGCGCAGGGGCGTGGCTACGCGGCGAAGCTGATGGACGGCATCGTCGAAGACGCCCGCGCCAACGGCCGCAAGATCACACCGTTCTGCTCGTATGCGCGCGCATACTTTGCGCGGAATAAGAGCGCGGGCGACGTGCTGGGATAA
- a CDS encoding OmpW/AlkL family protein gives MMKFGAAAAAAFAALALATPANAGILDNFQIKVGVSGVLPDESGDPIPVDISDEWVPSAQIEYFFNDHVSAELLCCVATHDVTALNGTIDLGEVSHFPPTVTLKYRWTDFGAFEPYVGAGVNFTTFYDSNPPSGLDVEYDDSFGPALQIGADYRVDEHWFVNFDVRRIWINTDVTISGAVNATDEVDIDPWVVSTSIGYRF, from the coding sequence ATGATGAAGTTTGGGGCGGCCGCAGCAGCGGCCTTCGCGGCCTTAGCGCTGGCGACGCCCGCCAATGCGGGCATTCTTGACAATTTCCAGATCAAGGTCGGCGTCTCCGGCGTTCTGCCGGATGAGAGCGGCGACCCAATTCCGGTCGACATCTCCGACGAATGGGTGCCGTCGGCGCAGATCGAATATTTCTTCAACGATCACGTCTCGGCTGAATTGCTCTGTTGCGTTGCGACGCATGATGTGACGGCGTTGAATGGCACGATTGATCTCGGCGAAGTTTCGCACTTCCCGCCGACCGTGACGCTCAAATATCGTTGGACCGATTTCGGCGCGTTCGAGCCCTATGTCGGCGCCGGCGTCAATTTCACCACCTTCTACGACAGCAATCCGCCGTCGGGTTTGGACGTCGAGTATGATGACTCGTTTGGTCCGGCTTTGCAGATCGGCGCCGATTATCGCGTCGATGAGCATTGGTTCGTGAATTTCGACGTGCGCCGCATCTGGATCAACACGGACGTGACGATCTCGGGCGCGGTCAATGCGACGGATGAAGTCGATATCGACCCGTGGGTGGTCTCGACCTCGATCGGCTATCGCTTCTGA
- a CDS encoding SRPBCC family protein: MRWFLWFVLVIALITGALYGVGRFLLPNNLEVVRETTVERPRAAVFAMINDLRIAKEWSPFYARDPDADYSFSGEPGSGQSMRWSSNVREVGAGRMSIVNSSENEEVEAIIEIGERATLNSRQELRRVETGTHVQWRVTAQCADTWINVPCRYMNLVMRGMVQTELDNGLARLKTLAEQLPNVDFEGLNPMFDTVEPQSFVYSTVETSTSDQAEIDRAEAIGLDQVRRFMTEYNLTQAGPLVRVVTDFDANSGRMSFRVGYPFSGPTPLTVVGVQLGQTPSGEAMHVLVEGSRTQVRTAYLQMNAYLQAHRVPLRENGLPWEVVHQQATPEGGQTRIEIFMPLQ, translated from the coding sequence ATGAGGTGGTTTCTCTGGTTTGTTTTGGTGATCGCTTTGATCACGGGGGCGCTCTACGGCGTCGGCCGCTTCCTGTTGCCCAACAATCTCGAAGTCGTGCGTGAAACCACGGTCGAGCGCCCGCGCGCCGCGGTGTTCGCGATGATCAATGATCTGCGCATCGCGAAAGAATGGTCGCCCTTCTACGCGCGCGATCCGGACGCCGACTACAGCTTCTCCGGCGAACCGGGCTCGGGCCAGTCTATGCGCTGGTCGAGCAATGTGCGCGAAGTCGGCGCCGGGCGCATGTCGATCGTCAATTCCTCGGAGAACGAAGAGGTCGAAGCCATCATCGAGATCGGTGAACGCGCGACGCTCAACTCACGCCAAGAATTGCGCCGCGTCGAAACCGGCACGCACGTGCAATGGCGCGTGACGGCGCAATGCGCCGATACCTGGATCAACGTGCCGTGCCGCTACATGAACCTCGTCATGCGGGGCATGGTGCAGACTGAGCTCGACAACGGCTTGGCGCGTTTGAAGACGCTGGCCGAGCAATTGCCGAACGTCGATTTCGAAGGCCTCAATCCGATGTTCGATACGGTTGAGCCGCAATCGTTCGTCTATTCGACGGTGGAGACCTCGACCTCGGATCAAGCCGAAATCGATCGCGCCGAAGCCATCGGCCTCGATCAAGTTCGCCGCTTCATGACCGAATACAATCTGACGCAAGCTGGGCCTTTGGTGCGGGTTGTCACGGATTTTGACGCCAATAGCGGGCGCATGAGCTTCCGCGTGGGCTATCCGTTCTCGGGCCCGACGCCGCTCACCGTGGTGGGCGTGCAGCTTGGCCAAACGCCGTCAGGCGAGGCGATGCATGTGTTGGTCGAAGGCTCGCGCACGCAAGTCCGCACCGCCTATCTGCAGATGAACGCGTATCTCCAAGCGCATCGCGTGCCGCTGCGCGAAAACGGCTTGCCGTGGGAAGTTGTGCATCAACAAGCCACGCCCGAAGGCGGCCAGACGCGCATCGAGATCTTCATGCCGCTGCAATGA
- a CDS encoding cold-shock protein, which produces MSFDDDFGDDNDNDRKKDKRGGRGRERDATPEFGGESGGGGGGYGGGGGGGYRGGGDRGGGGGGYGGGGYRGGGGGFGGGGGDRGGGGGYRGGGGGGYGGGGDRGGGGGYRGGGGGGYGGGGGGGGYRGGGGGGGFRSGPREGGGGFGGGDRPPRQPLGDPQDGVVKFFNGARGFGFITPDGGGADVFVHVSAVERAGLTELVEGQKVNFQTLPDTKGKGPKAVNLKIND; this is translated from the coding sequence ATGAGTTTCGACGACGATTTTGGCGACGACAACGACAACGATCGCAAGAAAGACAAGCGCGGCGGCCGCGGTCGTGAACGTGACGCGACGCCGGAATTTGGTGGTGAAAGCGGCGGCGGCGGCGGTGGTTACGGCGGCGGCGGTGGCGGCGGCTATCGCGGCGGCGGTGACCGTGGCGGCGGTGGTGGCGGCTACGGCGGCGGCGGGTATCGCGGCGGCGGTGGCGGCTTCGGCGGCGGTGGTGGTGATCGCGGCGGCGGCGGCGGATATCGCGGCGGCGGTGGCGGCGGCTACGGCGGCGGCGGTGATCGTGGCGGCGGTGGCGGCTATCGCGGCGGCGGCGGCGGTGGTTACGGCGGCGGCGGCGGTGGCGGCGGCTATCGTGGCGGTGGCGGCGGCGGCGGTTTCCGCAGCGGCCCGCGTGAAGGCGGCGGCGGCTTCGGCGGCGGCGATCGCCCCCCGCGTCAGCCCCTGGGTGATCCGCAGGATGGCGTCGTGAAATTCTTCAATGGCGCGCGCGGCTTCGGCTTCATCACGCCGGACGGCGGCGGCGCGGACGTGTTCGTCCACGTGAGTGCTGTCGAACGCGCTGGCCTGACGGAGCTCGTCGAAGGCCAGAAGGTCAACTTCCAGACCCTGCCTGACACGAAGGGCAAAGGTCCAAAGGCCGTGAACCTGAAGATCAACGACTGA
- a CDS encoding VOC family protein, which translates to MAKVLGVGGVFFKSRDGDAVREWYGRVLGMEFSDWGGALFLPQTAAAHPGAATVFSSFKHDNDYFAPSDKEFMFNLMVDDLDAVLARAKAEGVEPVKLFPNEANGKFAHIMDLEGRKIELWQPKPMS; encoded by the coding sequence ATGGCAAAGGTGTTGGGTGTCGGCGGCGTGTTCTTCAAATCGCGTGACGGTGATGCGGTGCGCGAATGGTACGGCCGCGTGCTCGGCATGGAATTCTCGGATTGGGGCGGGGCGCTCTTCCTGCCGCAAACCGCCGCCGCGCATCCAGGTGCTGCCACCGTGTTTAGTTCGTTCAAGCACGACAACGATTATTTCGCGCCCTCGGACAAGGAATTCATGTTCAATCTGATGGTCGATGACCTCGACGCGGTGCTCGCGCGCGCCAAGGCCGAAGGCGTCGAGCCGGTGAAGCTGTTCCCGAACGAGGCCAACGGCAAGTTCGCGCACATCATGGATTTGGAAGGCCGCAAGATTGAGTTGTGGCAACCGAAACCTATGTCATGA
- a CDS encoding DUF4105 domain-containing protein, whose translation MKALFAWFGAHPLRPALVSIVAILVLGSAAAISGPARADRNWYPYLGRDVSIELNQGAFSVSPVSDWRYLGAEVAEERYFDASFDVADLRNVWFVLEPQPGSTLAAHTLLLFEFSDDRIVGLTIEARREVNEDYDALVGIFNAFELAYVWGTARDFLTRRAVMLDHEVFVYPVAISDEQKLVLLTRLIERTDALERTPRYYNTIFSNCTNELAKAAGFDWAPAFILTGRSDEYLYERGILPGASFEQAHRRSDMTEFIQALNQAPPEMFDAALLAELRRRNGM comes from the coding sequence TTGAAGGCTTTGTTTGCATGGTTTGGCGCGCATCCGTTGCGCCCGGCTTTGGTCTCGATCGTCGCCATTCTGGTGTTGGGCTCGGCCGCCGCGATCAGCGGCCCGGCGCGCGCCGACCGCAATTGGTATCCGTATCTTGGCCGTGATGTGAGCATCGAGCTGAACCAAGGCGCGTTCTCTGTCTCTCCTGTAAGCGATTGGCGTTATTTGGGCGCGGAGGTCGCCGAGGAACGCTATTTCGATGCGTCGTTCGACGTGGCGGACTTGCGCAATGTTTGGTTCGTCTTGGAGCCGCAGCCGGGCTCGACGCTCGCGGCGCACACGTTGTTGCTATTCGAATTCAGCGACGACCGCATCGTCGGCCTCACCATCGAAGCGCGCCGCGAAGTCAACGAGGATTATGATGCGCTGGTCGGCATCTTCAACGCGTTTGAGCTGGCCTATGTGTGGGGCACCGCCCGCGACTTCCTGACGCGACGCGCCGTGATGCTCGATCATGAAGTGTTCGTGTATCCGGTTGCGATCAGCGACGAACAGAAGCTTGTTCTGCTTACGCGTTTGATCGAGCGCACAGACGCGCTCGAACGTACGCCGCGTTATTACAATACGATCTTCTCGAACTGCACGAACGAACTCGCGAAAGCCGCCGGTTTCGATTGGGCGCCGGCGTTCATTCTCACAGGACGCTCGGACGAATATCTCTACGAGCGCGGCATTCTGCCGGGCGCGAGTTTCGAACAAGCGCATCGACGTTCGGATATGACCGAATTCATCCAGGCGTTGAACCAAGCGCCGCCAGAAATGTTCGATGCGGCGCTGCTGGCGGAGCTCCGCCGCCGCAATGGGATGTGA